A window from Oikeobacillus pervagus encodes these proteins:
- a CDS encoding DivIVA domain-containing protein, with protein sequence MPLTPLDIHNKEFSRGFRGYDEDEVNEFLNQVIKDYELIIREKKELEERLESLNDRLGHFTNIEETLNKSILVAQEAAEEVKSNAHKEAKLIIKEAEKNSDRIINEALSKARRIAIEIEDLKKQSKVFRTRFKMLIEAQLDLLNNDDWDHLMEFEVDATELTSLQEEER encoded by the coding sequence ATGCCTTTAACGCCGTTAGACATACATAACAAAGAATTTAGTCGGGGTTTTCGCGGTTATGATGAAGATGAGGTAAATGAGTTTTTAAATCAAGTGATTAAAGATTATGAACTTATTATTCGTGAAAAAAAGGAATTGGAAGAAAGACTAGAATCATTAAACGATAGACTAGGTCATTTCACCAATATTGAAGAAACCTTAAATAAGTCCATTTTAGTTGCACAAGAAGCTGCTGAAGAAGTAAAAAGTAATGCTCATAAAGAAGCAAAGTTAATTATTAAGGAAGCTGAGAAGAACTCAGACCGCATTATCAATGAAGCGCTATCGAAAGCTCGCAGAATTGCGATTGAGATTGAAGATTTGAAAAAGCAGTCCAAAGTATTTCGTACCCGTTTTAAAATGTTAATTGAAGCCCAGTTAGATTTATTAAATAATGATGATTGGGATCATTTAATGGAATTTGAAGTGGATGCAACGGAGCTAACCAGTTTGCAAGAAGAAGAACGTTAA
- the ileS gene encoding isoleucine--tRNA ligase, with the protein MEFKDTLLMPKTKFPMRGNLPKREPEIQEKWEEMKIYEKVQQRTKGRPLFVLHDGPPYANGDIHMGHALNKILKDFIVRYKSMSGFHAPYVPGWDTHGLPIEQALTNKGVKRKEMTVAEFRKLCEKYAYEQINNQREQFKRLGVRGDWENPYITLKPAFEAQQIKVFGEMAKKGYIYKGKKPVYWSPSSESALAEAEIEYKDKRSPSIYVAFDVKDGKGVLEEGTKIIIWTTTPWTIPANLGISVHPNLTYVVASVNEEKFVIVEDLLEEVKKELEWEDLQVTKKVKGSELEYVVAKHPIYDRDSLVMLGEHVTTDSGTGCVHTAPGHGEDDFLIGKKYGLDVLCPVDDKGHMTAEAPGFEGLFYDAANKPVTEKLEEVGALLKLTFITHSYPHDWRTKKPVIYRATAQWFTSIEKFRDELLQAVKETKWVPAWGETRLFNMVRDRGDWCISRQRAWGVPIPVFYAENGEAIITDETVQHISDLFREFGSNVWFEREAKDLLPEGFTHPGSPNGEFTKEMDIMDVWFDSGSSHQAVLVEREELQRPADLYLEGSDQYRGWFNSSLSTAVAVTGKAPYKGVLSHGFALDGEGRKMSKSLGNVVVPAKVMNQLGADILRLWVASVDYQADVRVSDAILKQVAEVYRKIRNTFRFLLGNLADFDPKENAVAYEELREVDQFMLVKLNHLIKEVHHSYEHFEYAAIYHAINNFCTVDLSSFYLDFAKDILYIEPVNHEDRRAIQTVLYECLVSLAKLLSPILSHTTDEVWQFIPGVQEESVQLTDMPTYKELPNAQQLEEKWNQFLALRDDVLKALEEARNNKVIGKSLNAKVILYVNEEMKSLLDSIKEDLKQLFIVSNLEVAGDLEVAPKEALALEHASIVIEKAEGETCERCWIVTPDVGQNENHPTLCPRCAEVIETHYTCQ; encoded by the coding sequence ATGGAGTTTAAAGATACTTTATTAATGCCAAAAACGAAATTCCCAATGCGTGGGAATCTTCCGAAACGTGAGCCGGAAATTCAAGAAAAATGGGAAGAAATGAAGATTTATGAAAAGGTACAACAACGGACAAAAGGACGTCCCCTTTTTGTATTACATGATGGCCCCCCTTATGCTAATGGAGACATCCATATGGGGCACGCGCTTAATAAAATTTTAAAAGATTTTATTGTTCGCTACAAATCAATGAGTGGTTTTCACGCACCATATGTTCCGGGGTGGGACACTCACGGACTTCCAATTGAGCAAGCTTTAACAAATAAAGGGGTCAAACGAAAAGAAATGACCGTTGCGGAATTCCGCAAACTTTGTGAAAAATATGCTTATGAACAAATCAATAATCAAAGGGAACAGTTTAAACGATTGGGAGTACGTGGAGACTGGGAAAACCCATACATTACATTAAAACCTGCTTTTGAAGCACAACAAATTAAAGTGTTTGGGGAAATGGCGAAGAAGGGCTATATCTATAAAGGAAAAAAACCAGTATATTGGTCTCCTTCTAGTGAATCTGCTCTTGCTGAAGCTGAAATTGAGTATAAAGATAAACGCTCACCATCTATCTATGTTGCGTTCGACGTAAAAGATGGAAAAGGCGTGTTAGAAGAGGGCACGAAAATCATTATTTGGACGACAACTCCTTGGACAATTCCAGCTAACCTAGGGATTTCTGTACATCCTAACTTAACTTATGTGGTCGCAAGCGTGAATGAAGAAAAGTTTGTCATTGTTGAAGATTTACTTGAAGAGGTTAAGAAGGAGTTGGAATGGGAAGATCTACAAGTAACGAAAAAGGTTAAAGGATCTGAGTTGGAGTATGTCGTGGCGAAACACCCGATATATGACCGTGATTCATTAGTAATGCTAGGGGAACATGTCACAACTGATTCTGGTACTGGTTGCGTACATACGGCACCAGGACACGGGGAAGATGACTTTCTTATTGGAAAGAAATATGGTCTTGATGTGCTTTGTCCTGTCGATGATAAAGGTCATATGACAGCAGAAGCTCCTGGGTTTGAAGGATTGTTTTATGATGCAGCGAATAAACCTGTGACAGAAAAACTGGAAGAAGTGGGAGCCTTATTAAAATTAACATTCATTACTCACTCCTATCCACATGATTGGCGGACGAAGAAACCTGTTATTTACCGTGCAACTGCCCAATGGTTTACTTCGATTGAAAAATTCCGCGATGAATTATTACAAGCGGTGAAAGAAACGAAATGGGTACCAGCATGGGGAGAAACAAGATTATTCAACATGGTACGGGATCGTGGAGATTGGTGTATTTCTCGTCAACGTGCGTGGGGAGTTCCAATTCCAGTGTTCTATGCGGAAAATGGGGAAGCCATTATTACAGACGAAACGGTCCAACATATTTCTGATTTGTTCCGTGAATTCGGTTCAAATGTATGGTTTGAAAGAGAAGCGAAGGATTTATTACCAGAAGGATTTACTCATCCAGGAAGCCCGAATGGCGAATTTACAAAAGAGATGGACATTATGGATGTGTGGTTTGATTCAGGTTCTTCTCATCAAGCTGTCCTAGTTGAACGTGAAGAGCTCCAACGTCCAGCTGATTTATATTTAGAAGGTTCAGATCAATACCGTGGATGGTTTAATTCCTCTTTATCAACGGCTGTTGCGGTTACAGGGAAAGCTCCATATAAAGGAGTATTAAGCCATGGATTTGCACTTGATGGGGAAGGCCGCAAGATGAGTAAATCATTAGGAAATGTCGTTGTACCAGCTAAAGTGATGAATCAATTAGGGGCAGATATTCTACGTCTATGGGTGGCTTCTGTTGATTATCAAGCAGATGTGCGGGTTTCTGATGCGATTTTAAAACAGGTTGCTGAAGTATATAGAAAAATTCGTAATACATTCCGCTTCTTACTCGGAAACCTTGCTGATTTTGATCCGAAAGAAAATGCTGTAGCATATGAAGAACTTCGCGAAGTGGATCAATTCATGTTAGTGAAATTAAATCATTTGATTAAAGAAGTTCATCATTCATATGAACATTTTGAGTATGCTGCCATCTATCATGCGATCAATAATTTCTGTACAGTCGATTTAAGTTCTTTCTATTTAGATTTTGCCAAAGATATTCTTTATATTGAACCTGTTAATCATGAAGATCGTCGAGCGATTCAAACCGTTTTATATGAATGCTTAGTATCTTTAGCGAAATTATTGTCACCAATTCTTTCTCACACGACTGATGAAGTATGGCAATTCATCCCGGGTGTTCAAGAAGAAAGTGTTCAGCTAACAGATATGCCGACATATAAGGAATTACCAAATGCTCAACAACTAGAAGAAAAATGGAATCAATTTTTGGCATTGCGGGATGATGTTCTAAAGGCACTTGAAGAAGCTAGAAATAACAAAGTCATCGGAAAATCCTTAAACGCAAAAGTCATCTTATATGTGAATGAGGAAATGAAGTCTCTTCTTGACTCCATTAAAGAAGATTTGAAACAATTATTTATCGTTTCGAACTTAGAAGTGGCTGGAGATTTAGAAGTTGCACCGAAAGAAGCCTTAGCGTTAGAACATGCGTCTATCGTGATTGAAAAGGCAGAAGGTGAAACATGTGAGCGTTGTTGGATTGTAACACCAGATGTCGGTCAGAATGAAAATCATCCAACTTTATGTCCTCGTTGTGCTGAAGTAATCGAGACGCATTATACTTGCCAATAA
- a CDS encoding TraR/DksA family transcriptional regulator, with amino-acid sequence MEQKFEQIYNQLQEMYEELSDVTSNREEIQVYIDQEKLDIKRALQKIKNGHYGFCENSGQPIPYEWVEQLPTIQTLDDWDQCIQHYGRKSFY; translated from the coding sequence ATGGAACAAAAATTCGAACAGATTTACAATCAGTTGCAAGAAATGTATGAAGAACTATCAGATGTCACCTCAAATCGGGAAGAAATTCAAGTATATATTGACCAAGAAAAATTAGATATTAAAAGGGCACTTCAAAAAATAAAAAATGGGCATTATGGTTTTTGTGAAAATAGCGGTCAACCAATTCCATATGAATGGGTAGAACAACTCCCTACAATTCAAACATTGGACGATTGGGATCAGTGTATTCAACATTATGGAAGGAAGAGTTTTTATTAA
- the lspA gene encoding signal peptidase II, producing the protein MEVSFVYYIIALFVLLLDQWTKWLIVQKMNIGEQIEIIPNFFYITSHRNRGAAWGMLEGQMWLFYIITVIVMIGIIYYMNHYAKDKPLMKISLAFLLGGALGNFIDRVFRQEVVDFINTYIFSYDFPIFNIADSALTIGVVLLMVAMFKEDREEKEKANGNSRTHHS; encoded by the coding sequence ATGGAGGTTTCCTTTGTGTACTATATTATTGCCTTATTTGTTCTACTCTTAGATCAATGGACTAAATGGCTTATCGTTCAAAAAATGAACATTGGGGAGCAAATCGAAATCATCCCTAACTTTTTTTACATTACATCCCATCGAAATCGTGGGGCGGCGTGGGGAATGTTAGAGGGTCAAATGTGGTTGTTTTATATTATTACTGTAATCGTTATGATCGGAATTATTTATTACATGAACCATTATGCGAAAGATAAGCCACTAATGAAAATAAGTTTAGCCTTTTTATTAGGTGGAGCTTTGGGGAATTTTATCGACCGGGTATTTCGTCAAGAAGTAGTGGACTTTATTAATACGTACATTTTTAGTTATGACTTTCCAATCTTCAATATTGCTGATTCTGCATTAACGATTGGTGTCGTGTTACTAATGGTCGCCATGTTTAAAGAAGATCGGGAAGAAAAGGAGAAAGCAAATGGAAATAGTCGAACACATCATTCCTGA